The sequence below is a genomic window from Aspergillus nidulans FGSC A4 chromosome V.
TCTGTTGAATGAACAAGCTGAACTCACCGAGGCTCCCGCCCCAGAAGTCCAAGCTACCGAGTGACGTCACCAATACTCATCACACCAGCCCTCAAGATTGCCCATCTCTTATATAGTCTTTACTCACAcgacttcttccttttttttcctccttttcttcctatCAATCGATCTCTCTCTCCTGTGAACATACCTCAACCATTCAACGCACGTTACTAGATACTTAACCCTACCATCTACTTTTCTCCTTGATATCCACGAACCTCACAAATCAACCACAATGCGCGCCAACGATCCCTCCTCCAAAGTTTTCTACAGGGGCAAATCCGACGACTttatcgtcttcgtcgaggaCCCAGCGACACTCAAGAATTGGAAGAACGATCGAACGATTCCCCTCTCTGATGTCGTAAACGGGTGGAAGATCTTCGTTACTCACAAGTACGCTCCGCCTTACCACCATTTCTACCTAGCCTAGACGATGACTATATCCCAAATAAAGCAAGGCTAACATCTACAACTAGGCACGGTTCTCAAGGCATTCTCGACGGCGCCAGCAAGTCCTCTCTCGAGAACGAGTTTGGCACGTACAATGACGAGGAATGCGTGAAGAAAATCCTTGAGCACGGCGAGTTGCAGGGATACACTGTATGTTtacttttctcctcctcttaGCGTTATTGATCAATGCTGACCACTTCTGTTTCTTGCAGCAACGGGAAAAGGGCGCCGACAGAAATATTATGAACGGACCTCAGGTCCAGTTGCCTTCCAACTAAACCTGATGCCTACCTAATCTACCTACCGACTCAACCCAACCTGAAGTACCTTCTATACCTTCCGAGCGGGTTCCTCTTACGATGATGACGGTTCGCACCCCGTGATGATGACGGGATATGACGGGGTTGTACTTTATATTACTACAATAACTCGACagaaatgaaatgaaataATACAAAATAATACTTTGCGGTGATTGTGTAGTTTTCACGCATTATTCTATGTAGGATCTACTGAACGAACAATGCAAAACAAATGCAGAGCACCAGTCCAAATGCTGTATGCAATGCAGACTCGGAGTTTTATCCCtgatcttcagcttcagcctcggCCTCGGTCTGGACTCGAGCCTGAGCATGTCCTTGCGAGTTTGCTCGCTCATTAACAACCCACCTCCCCAACTCATTCCAAATCGCCTGCTTCTCTGGATACGACATGCCCGCAGCAAGCCCACTCGTCGTCGTAGCCACGAACACCGGGGCcccctcccactcctcaCTCCTCCCCatattctcctcctcatcctgccACCCGTACCGGAACTCCTCCTTCCTGATCGGCCTCCCCTTCCGCGCCCTCCAAACAGCCTCCCAAATACTCTTCCCAACAAGACAAACCGCCGCCGGCCGTTTCGCTGCAACTTTCGCTTCCAGCACGGGAACGCCCGCATCCATCTCAGCTTTGCTGAGCATGCTCGCGTCTCGAGTCGGACGCTCGACGATGTTCGTGTTCCCCACATTGTACAGCTCCGGCAGCCGATATGTATCCGAGGGTGGATGGCGAATTGATGTGATCCCGGAGGAGTGCAGGAGTTTCCAGAAGAGGTTTGAAGGATGGGCGTAGGCGAAGCCTGTGGTGCCGGTCATTATGCCGGGATTCACCCCGACAAGGAGGAGCGTCAGATTTGGCGGAATGGTGTCGCGGAGAAGAGATGTCGAGGCGGGAAGAGAGGACGGCGAAGACGTGTTTTTGCGTGGAGTTGAGCTGCcgcgggagcgggagcgggaaTGTCTTGGGATTCTGGCTGACGGTGTTGGTGATTGTGATTCAGGCGCAGATCTAGAAGATGTCGATGGAACTGTGAGAGAgggcgaagcagaagaggatgctggTGTCGATGAGCGGGACTGGGAGCGGGTGATGCGGCGGGTAGCCGTGATTCCAGTCGTCATCGCTGATACATTCTGAGTCTGACATGCAGGCTGAGCATGAACTCCCCTTCTCCGTTTCGGCGTCGTCCGCGCGTCGGCATCGGGATCATCTGCAGTATATAGCTGGCGTTTCGACTCTTGCGTAGAGCAATTGAAACCGACAGTTTCGGTCTTCGTCTCGGAAACATGTATATACTTGTTCAGAACTCCATGGAAGCTTGTGACCTGGTTGACAGGGACATCATTTTCGTAGGATATAGAGCCACTATCATTCCCTTTACTGGATGCTTGAGTCTGTGCTATGGATGAAGACCTTGCCATTATTATTCACCAAACTCGTCGCTTCGTGATGCTAGGCgatgcggaggcggaggcggagacgAAGGCAGAAGGAGATGGGAGGTAGGCGTAAGGAAAGCGTACTAGCTGTCTCGTAGATTAGCAATCGCAAGGGTTAATATAGTTAATATGCTCTGGTATCTTTGTTTCTCGCTTTCATTCCTTTTTGCCACTTAATAGAAAAATCTTTGGCGCGGACCATGTCCTGGTATTGGCAGGGGAAGGGAAACGGAGCTGTTGATCTCCGCCTCTTATCTCTTATCTTTGATGGCAAATCATGTGATCGTACTGGCAGCCTTACAGCCTGATTGATTTGGTCCAGGAGGttcatcctgctcagccaGGACATACGACGATAGAGTGTGGAGAACTGGATTTCATGTTCGTTCAGTCATTGAGCAATTATTATTGGCAGATTATAAGTGTAACTATCCCTGGAGGTTATAGAAATCTAATCTAGGGTGAGCAGGTGATATATGTGAGAGGCTGAAGTACAGCTAGGTCATTGTGATTACCCCAAGCTTAAGATTGTAATAGTAACACTACTTCTACTATGTTAGACCTGATCCAAAGTATTTTCTGCTGTAAAGAGGAATTCATACTTTGAAGCGGTGCGCTGACTTGACCAGGCTATTTGGTAATAGAAGTCTCTACACATTTACATAAAAATTACGTCTGCTGTAGTTGCAGTGGTGGTAATCCTGGGGATATTAACACTCGCAAGAGTTATGAGCACTGATTTTGCAATTTATGAGAAAGGTAGTAACCTAAAAATTCTGAATCCACTCCAAACCTCGAACTTTCGCTGTACTCCAGAGTCAATTTACCTGTATTCACGTCTGCCTGTCCTTGGACTAATAAATGCTCACTGCACCCTTTCATGAAATTTAGGCTCAATAATTTTTACTCCTCTTCCATAACTCCCTTCTGAGttcccagcaagctggaacaATTTACTCTCTCCTCGGCGCAACAGAGGTACACTGGCACCCTCGGTGCCAAGCTATCATCCAGTACCAACCAACTAACATCACCTGGTGTATCATTGGCTGCTCAGGCTGAGAACTCACGATGTTGGCAAAGGATTTAGGGGACTGGGTCAAGATAGATTGTAGCCTGGTATGTACCTGTCTCTGGAAGCATTGATGGTGTGACGGCAGCCTCTATCTGAGGAGAATTTGTCTTCGCCAGGTGCTGACAGAGTGTGATTTCAAACAACTAGAAACTGAGACTACTGAGCTCACTGAAGAGACGTCGGGTCGGTTATTAGGAAAGCGAATGTCGTGGTCAACGGCGTCGGACCTTTTCAAGTTCTCACACTCGTTGTCGAAGGTTGTGCAGGGAAGGCATATTATAATGGCTTTTCGACAGAGACATTATGAAATACGGAGCCGAATGGAAAGTTTGAGGATAATGCAAGAAAGTGGCTATTGGGAGTTTTCGTGCCTTTTGCTTATGGGTGTATGGATGGCAGGATGAGTCGAGGCCGGCTTGCCGAACAGTACGGCTAATGGTAATGAGAGAAGCCAATACAGATATCTCACTCACTGCGCCGGTCTACCTCATTG
It includes:
- a CDS encoding SBDS family protein (transcript_id=CADANIAT00003608); translation: MRANDPSSKVFYRGKSDDFIVFVEDPATLKNWKNDRTIPLSDVVNGWKIFVTHKHGSQGILDGASKSSLENEFGTYNDEECVKKILEHGELQGYTQREKGADRNIMNGPQVQLPSN
- a CDS encoding mismatch-specific DNA-glycosylase (transcript_id=CADANIAT00003609), with the translated sequence MARSSSIAQTQASSKGNDSGSISYENDVPVNQVTSFHGVLNKYIHVSETKTETVGFNCSTQESKRQLYTADDPDADARTTPKRRRGVHAQPACQTQNVSAMTTGITATRRITRSQSRSSTPASSSASPSLTVPSTSSRSAPESQSPTPSARIPRHSRSRSRGSSTPRKNTSSPSSLPASTSLLRDTIPPNLTLLLVGVNPGIMTGTTGFAYAHPSNLFWKLLHSSGITSIRHPPSDTYRLPELYNVGNTNIVERPTRDASMLSKAEMDAGVPVLEAKVAAKRPAAVCLVGKSIWEAVWRARKGRPIRKEEFRYGWQDEEENMGRSEEWEGAPVFVATTTSGLAAGMSYPEKQAIWNELGRWVVNERANSQGHAQARVQTEAEAEAEDQG